In a genomic window of Coprococcus eutactus:
- a CDS encoding NADP-dependent isocitrate dehydrogenase yields the protein MEKIQMTTPLVEMDGDEMTRILWQYIKDELIYPFIDLKSEYYDLGLVHRNETDDKVTFDSAYATQKYGVAVKCATITPNAARVKEYNLKEMWKSPNGTIRAILDGTVFRAPIVVKGIEPCVKNWKKPITIARHAYGDVYKSVEIDVPGPGTAELVFTGDDGQVIKETIHKFDGPGVLQGQHNVDKSIESFARSCFKYALDTKQTLWFATKDTISKKYDHTFKDIFQEIFDAEYKEQFDAAGIEYFYTLIDDAVARVMKSEGGYIWACKNYDGDVMSDMISSAFGSLAMMTSVLVSPDGKYEYEAAHGTVMRHYYKHLAGEETSTNSVATIFAWSGALRKRGELDGIQALQDFADKLEAATIKTIEDGKMTKDLALITTLENPTVLNSENFIKAIRETLEGML from the coding sequence ATGGAAAAGATTCAGATGACCACACCACTTGTAGAGATGGATGGAGATGAGATGACCAGAATTCTCTGGCAGTATATCAAGGATGAGCTTATCTATCCATTTATCGATCTCAAGTCAGAGTACTATGACCTTGGACTTGTACATAGAAATGAGACAGATGACAAGGTAACATTTGACTCAGCATATGCAACACAGAAGTATGGTGTAGCTGTAAAGTGTGCAACCATCACACCTAATGCAGCAAGAGTTAAGGAGTACAATCTCAAGGAGATGTGGAAGAGTCCTAACGGAACTATCAGAGCAATTCTCGATGGTACAGTATTCAGAGCACCTATCGTTGTAAAGGGAATCGAGCCATGTGTTAAGAACTGGAAGAAGCCTATCACCATCGCAAGACATGCATATGGTGACGTGTACAAGAGTGTAGAGATCGATGTTCCAGGTCCTGGAACTGCAGAGCTTGTATTCACAGGCGATGACGGACAGGTTATAAAGGAGACTATCCATAAGTTTGATGGCCCTGGTGTTCTTCAGGGACAGCACAACGTGGACAAGTCTATTGAGAGCTTTGCAAGAAGCTGTTTCAAGTATGCGCTTGATACAAAGCAGACACTGTGGTTTGCGACAAAGGATACTATATCAAAGAAGTATGACCACACATTCAAGGATATCTTCCAGGAGATATTTGATGCGGAGTATAAGGAGCAGTTCGATGCAGCAGGTATCGAGTACTTCTACACACTTATAGATGATGCGGTTGCCCGTGTTATGAAGAGCGAAGGCGGTTACATCTGGGCATGTAAGAATTATGATGGAGATGTAATGAGTGACATGATCTCATCAGCATTTGGTTCACTTGCCATGATGACATCAGTTCTCGTATCCCCTGATGGAAAGTATGAGTACGAGGCTGCCCATGGAACAGTTATGAGACATTACTACAAGCACCTTGCAGGCGAGGAGACATCTACAAACTCAGTTGCAACTATATTCGCATGGTCAGGAGCACTCAGAAAGCGAGGAGAGCTTGACGGAATCCAGGCACTTCAGGATTTCGCAGATAAGCTTGAGGCAGCAACCATCAAGACCATCGAGGATGGTAAGATGACAAAGGATCTGGCTCTCATCACAACACTTGAGAACCCTACAGTCCTCAACAGTGAGAATTTTATCAAGGCTATCAGAGAGACACTTGAGGGAATGCTTTAA
- a CDS encoding VOC family protein, whose amino-acid sequence MRIEHVAMYVNDLEGAKSFFERYLGASANKGYHNKMTGFRSYFLTFDDGARLEIMNRPGMDDPKKTLNRTGLIHIAFSVGSKEKVDELTRLLESDGYEVISGPRTTGDGYYESCVVSIEGNQIEITV is encoded by the coding sequence ATGAGAATTGAGCATGTTGCCATGTATGTGAATGACCTTGAAGGGGCGAAGAGTTTTTTTGAGAGATATCTGGGGGCATCGGCAAACAAGGGGTATCACAATAAAATGACGGGCTTTCGTTCGTATTTCCTCACATTTGACGATGGTGCAAGGCTTGAGATAATGAACAGACCTGGAATGGATGATCCTAAAAAAACGCTTAATAGAACAGGATTGATACATATAGCGTTCAGCGTGGGCAGCAAAGAAAAGGTGGATGAACTTACCAGGCTGCTTGAGTCTGATGGCTACGAGGTGATAAGCGGACCGAGAACGACAGGTGATGGCTATTATGAGAGTTGTGTAGTTTCCATAGAAGGAAATCAGATAGAGATTACGGTATAG
- a CDS encoding nitroreductase family protein, translated as MDNQVLEVIRKRSSARAYSDEEITKEQLEKIIEAGLQGPTGMNKKEIHFTVVKGDAPILEELDAEKRALRGQDKQPHNFYYEAPVLIFLSAEDDYRWSKVDSGIAVQNMAIAAESMGLGNLIIGCVYDALHGEKKSYFDKALAIPEGYSFQIALAVGHKTDNKTPHDYDESVQVSYL; from the coding sequence ATGGACAATCAGGTATTAGAGGTAATAAGGAAGAGAAGTTCGGCTAGAGCGTATAGTGATGAAGAGATTACGAAGGAGCAGCTTGAGAAGATCATAGAGGCTGGACTTCAGGGACCTACAGGTATGAATAAGAAAGAGATACATTTTACAGTTGTCAAGGGTGATGCACCAATTCTGGAAGAACTTGATGCGGAAAAGAGGGCACTTCGAGGACAGGATAAGCAGCCACATAATTTCTATTATGAGGCGCCTGTTTTGATATTCTTGAGCGCAGAGGATGATTACAGATGGAGCAAGGTGGATTCAGGAATCGCAGTTCAGAATATGGCTATAGCGGCAGAGAGCATGGGACTTGGCAACTTGATCATAGGTTGTGTGTATGATGCTCTTCACGGGGAAAAGAAGTCATATTTTGATAAGGCACTTGCTATACCAGAAGGGTATTCATTTCAGATAGCGCTTGCAGTTGGACATAAGACCGATAACAAGACACCTCATGATTACGATGAGTCTGTTCAGGTAAGTTATTTGTAG
- a CDS encoding zinc finger Ran-binding domain-containing protein, producing MGKLVMGYWDCPYCSTKHIEGTSRECPSCGKPRGQEVKFYMDGVRYLSAEESRTKGKGADWLCDHCGNYNSALNTRCSSCGAERGSNDKAYFDVRKEQDAKNARSASGTGTAAGGQNSGQGVSKRSRSFGAWKIVLIGMFVIAAIIGLTAIIAMPKKRTVTVKDMSWKTSVDVEKYFLCDEDDWELPEGATLKTTKQEVHHTEQEYVGEREETYDSYEVIGSHVEYSYEDNGDGTFSEVANDVDDYGYVTRTRSVPVYRDKPIYKTKYYYTIWRWKYDRTETAECGGKTPEYPDPQLTDKERLGEKSVEYEVTCEVKNKEKIYKVKEAIYDKLDIGETYNVKADSEEIVSIIE from the coding sequence ATGGGTAAACTTGTAATGGGGTATTGGGACTGCCCTTATTGTAGTACAAAACATATAGAAGGAACGAGTCGTGAGTGTCCATCCTGCGGAAAGCCGAGAGGACAGGAAGTTAAGTTCTATATGGATGGAGTGAGGTATTTGTCCGCGGAGGAGAGTCGGACAAAGGGAAAAGGTGCCGACTGGTTATGCGATCATTGCGGTAATTACAATTCTGCTCTTAACACACGGTGTAGCAGCTGTGGCGCTGAACGAGGTTCAAATGATAAAGCTTATTTTGATGTCAGGAAAGAACAGGATGCAAAGAATGCCAGAAGTGCATCCGGAACAGGAACAGCTGCCGGAGGACAAAACAGCGGGCAGGGGGTTAGCAAACGGAGCCGTTCATTTGGAGCATGGAAGATAGTACTGATCGGCATGTTTGTGATAGCGGCGATAATCGGACTTACAGCGATCATAGCCATGCCGAAGAAGAGAACAGTAACAGTCAAGGATATGTCGTGGAAGACCAGTGTTGATGTGGAGAAATATTTTCTGTGTGATGAAGATGACTGGGAACTCCCAGAGGGCGCTACGCTAAAGACCACGAAACAGGAGGTTCATCATACAGAACAGGAATATGTGGGTGAGCGCGAGGAGACCTATGATTCATATGAAGTGATAGGTTCCCATGTGGAGTACAGCTACGAGGACAATGGCGATGGAACATTTTCCGAGGTGGCAAATGACGTGGATGATTACGGATATGTGACGAGAACGAGGTCTGTCCCTGTGTACAGAGATAAGCCGATATACAAGACGAAGTATTATTATACAATATGGAGGTGGAAGTACGACAGGACGGAGACTGCGGAGTGCGGTGGAAAAACACCGGAATACCCAGATCCCCAGCTCACAGACAAGGAGAGGCTAGGGGAAAAATCAGTTGAATATGAAGTCACATGTGAAGTGAAGAATAAGGAAAAGATATATAAAGTTAAAGAGGCTATATATGACAAACTTGATATTGGAGAGACATATAATGTCAAGGCTGACTCTGAGGAGATAGTGAGTATCATAGAGTAG
- a CDS encoding Rpn family recombination-promoting nuclease/putative transposase, producing the protein MKKLEDMNLVDDFLMTSLICHQEYGDRSVRYMLECILNRRFGKLTVVPQRVMCGADPEKHGIRMDVYIDENDGEIIDIEPDQNDGKADVKAVPRRNRFYHAKIDSANLAAGDDYSNLRNVVVIFITTYDPFGLDRMVYTVKNKCIEESDMPYDDGAVSLFLYTKGKKGNPPEELKSLLHYMENSIEENAGTDSLKVFHHMVTAVKNDGEVGLAYMKSVEIEKRIREEGREEGREEGHRDGVRIGRIQEIVRLSRRFNKSDEEIIQILLEETGLGEDQARDALKKYS; encoded by the coding sequence ATGAAGAAACTTGAAGACATGAATTTAGTGGATGATTTTTTGATGACGAGTCTCATATGTCATCAGGAGTATGGAGATCGTTCGGTGAGGTATATGCTTGAGTGCATATTGAATCGCCGTTTTGGCAAGCTGACTGTTGTGCCGCAACGAGTTATGTGCGGTGCAGATCCGGAAAAACATGGCATTAGAATGGATGTGTATATTGATGAGAATGATGGAGAGATAATTGATATCGAGCCGGATCAGAATGACGGCAAGGCTGACGTAAAAGCTGTGCCAAGGCGAAACAGATTTTATCATGCGAAGATTGATTCAGCAAATTTGGCTGCTGGAGACGATTATAGCAATTTAAGGAATGTTGTTGTTATATTTATAACAACATATGATCCATTTGGACTTGACAGGATGGTTTATACGGTGAAAAATAAGTGTATAGAAGAATCGGATATGCCGTATGATGATGGGGCTGTGTCGTTATTTTTGTACACAAAGGGGAAAAAAGGAAATCCACCGGAGGAACTTAAGAGTTTGTTGCATTATATGGAAAATTCGATAGAAGAAAATGCTGGTACAGATTCACTTAAGGTCTTTCATCATATGGTGACTGCTGTGAAGAATGATGGAGAGGTAGGTCTTGCGTATATGAAGAGTGTTGAGATAGAAAAAAGGATACGAGAAGAAGGAAGAGAAGAAGGAAGAGAAGAAGGACACAGGGATGGGGTACGTATTGGACGTATTCAGGAGATAGTAAGACTAAGTAGAAGATTCAATAAAAGCGATGAAGAAATAATACAGATACTGCTGGAAGAGACAGGGCTTGGAGAAGACCAGGCAAGAGATGCACTTAAAAAGTACAGTTAG
- the gatC gene encoding Asp-tRNA(Asn)/Glu-tRNA(Gln) amidotransferase subunit GatC, with translation MTITDETIDYVGILAKLELSQEEKEQAKKDMSDMLDYVSKLNELNTDGVEAMSHTFPYNNVFREDVVTNNDDRENMLKNAPEQKDGCYKVPKTFD, from the coding sequence ATGACGATAACTGATGAAACTATTGATTATGTTGGAATCCTTGCAAAGCTTGAGCTTTCTCAGGAGGAGAAGGAGCAGGCAAAGAAGGATATGTCAGACATGCTTGATTATGTCAGCAAATTAAATGAACTTAATACAGATGGTGTGGAGGCCATGAGCCATACATTCCCATACAATAATGTGTTCCGCGAGGACGTAGTCACAAATAACGACGACAGAGAGAACATGCTGAAGAATGCACCGGAGCAGAAAGACGGCTGCTACAAGGTGCCAAAGACATTTGACTAG
- the gatA gene encoding Asp-tRNA(Asn)/Glu-tRNA(Gln) amidotransferase subunit GatA → MGMTAVELGKAIKDGQVSVVQATQACLDSIEACEKDYNSFVTVDREGALAQAEEVQKKIDAGELSGPLAGVPIAIKDNMCQAGVQTSCSSKILSNFVPTYTAEAVVKLQEAGAVIVGHTNMDEFAMGSTTETSYFGETRNPWDINRVPGGSSGGSAAAVAGEEVPCALGSDTGGSIRQPASFCGVTGIKPTYGRVSRYGLIAYGSSLDQIGPLAKNVEDCATILEVISQYDKKDSTSVNRDDNDFTSALVDDVKGLKIGLPRDYFTEGLEPEIKEAVYGVAEALKAKGAIVEEFDLGMVEYAIPAYYIIASAEASSNLERFDGVKYGYRTSEYTDLHNMYKKSRSEGFGPEVKRRIMLGSFVLSSGYYDAYYVKALKAKALIKQAYDKAFEKYDIILGPVAPTTALKMGESLSDPIKMYLGDVYTVPVNLAGLPGISLPCGTDKDGMPIGVQMVGNAFEEKTIIRAAYAFEKTREYKRPAQVSERGL, encoded by the coding sequence ATGGGTATGACAGCTGTAGAGCTGGGAAAAGCTATTAAAGACGGACAGGTAAGCGTTGTTCAGGCGACACAGGCTTGTCTTGACAGCATAGAGGCTTGTGAGAAGGACTACAACAGTTTTGTCACAGTTGACCGTGAGGGAGCACTTGCCCAGGCGGAGGAAGTGCAGAAGAAGATAGATGCAGGAGAGCTGAGCGGTCCTCTTGCAGGAGTTCCAATTGCGATAAAGGACAATATGTGTCAGGCTGGTGTTCAGACAAGCTGTTCATCAAAGATACTTTCAAATTTTGTCCCGACATATACAGCCGAGGCAGTGGTGAAGCTCCAGGAGGCAGGGGCAGTCATCGTTGGACATACCAACATGGATGAGTTTGCCATGGGAAGCACAACGGAGACATCGTACTTTGGAGAGACAAGAAATCCATGGGATATAAACAGGGTTCCGGGCGGCTCATCAGGTGGTTCAGCGGCAGCAGTTGCCGGAGAGGAGGTTCCATGTGCCCTCGGTTCAGACACCGGTGGGTCAATCAGGCAGCCTGCATCATTCTGTGGTGTCACAGGAATAAAGCCAACCTATGGAAGAGTTTCAAGATACGGACTCATAGCATACGGTTCATCACTTGACCAGATAGGACCTCTCGCAAAGAATGTTGAGGACTGTGCAACTATCCTTGAGGTCATATCACAGTATGACAAGAAAGACTCAACATCAGTGAACAGAGATGACAATGATTTTACAAGCGCTCTGGTGGATGATGTAAAGGGACTTAAGATCGGACTCCCACGAGATTACTTCACAGAGGGACTTGAGCCTGAGATAAAGGAAGCTGTATACGGTGTAGCTGAAGCTCTTAAGGCAAAAGGCGCAATAGTTGAGGAGTTTGATCTTGGCATGGTTGAGTATGCGATTCCGGCATACTACATCATAGCATCGGCGGAAGCAAGCTCAAACCTTGAGAGATTCGATGGTGTAAAGTACGGCTACAGAACATCAGAGTACACCGATCTTCACAACATGTACAAGAAGAGTCGTTCAGAGGGATTTGGTCCTGAGGTAAAGAGAAGAATCATGCTCGGTTCATTTGTGCTGAGTTCAGGATATTATGATGCATATTACGTTAAAGCACTTAAGGCAAAGGCGCTCATCAAACAGGCATATGACAAGGCGTTTGAGAAGTATGATATCATCCTTGGACCTGTTGCACCTACAACAGCTCTGAAGATGGGAGAGTCACTCTCAGATCCTATTAAGATGTATCTGGGTGATGTGTACACCGTTCCTGTAAACCTTGCGGGACTTCCTGGAATATCACTTCCATGTGGAACAGATAAGGACGGAATGCCGATCGGAGTACAGATGGTAGGAAATGCATTTGAGGAGAAGACTATTATAAGAGCAGCTTACGCATTTGAGAAGACCAGAGAATACAAGAGACCTGCACAGGTTTCAGAAAGGGGGCTGTAA
- the gatB gene encoding Asp-tRNA(Asn)/Glu-tRNA(Gln) amidotransferase subunit GatB encodes MAKTYETVIGLEVHVELATKTKIFCGCSTAFGGAPNTHTCPVCTGMPGSLPVLNKEVVNKAIAVGLATNCKITQNCKFDRKNYFYPDNPQNYQISQLYYPICRDGKVEIEVDGVKKYVRIHEIHMEEDAGKLVHDPYTDSSLVDFNRSGVPLIEIVSEPDMRSAEDVIAYLEKLRETIQYLGASDCKLNEGSMRADVNLSVREVGSEEFGTRTETKNLNSFKAIARAIENERERQIDLIESGEKVVQETRRWDDTKEYSYPMRSKEDAQDYRYFPDPDLVPIHISDEWLQQVRDAQPEFRDAKKIRYKEEYAIPDYDIDIITASKKMADLFEDAIALGSPAKKVSNWLMGETMRLMKENIVDAEDLKFSAENLAKLIKLVDDRVINGGVAKEVFEKVFAENIDPEKYVKDNGLATVQDDNALKEACQAAIDNNPKAVEDYRGGKEKALGALVGQVMKAMKGKADPGSVNKMLREML; translated from the coding sequence ATGGCAAAGACATATGAGACAGTCATCGGACTTGAGGTCCATGTAGAGCTAGCGACCAAGACAAAGATATTCTGTGGCTGCAGCACAGCATTTGGAGGAGCTCCTAATACACATACGTGTCCGGTATGTACCGGAATGCCGGGTTCACTTCCAGTACTTAATAAGGAAGTTGTAAATAAGGCGATCGCAGTTGGTCTTGCGACAAACTGTAAGATCACACAGAACTGTAAGTTTGACAGAAAGAATTATTTCTATCCGGATAACCCACAGAACTATCAGATATCACAGCTTTACTACCCAATATGCAGGGATGGTAAGGTAGAGATAGAGGTGGACGGTGTCAAGAAATATGTGAGAATCCATGAGATACATATGGAGGAGGACGCAGGTAAGCTTGTCCATGATCCATATACAGACAGCTCACTTGTTGATTTCAACCGTTCAGGTGTTCCGCTTATAGAGATAGTATCTGAGCCTGACATGAGATCTGCGGAAGATGTAATAGCATATCTTGAAAAGCTCAGGGAGACGATACAGTATCTCGGTGCTTCAGATTGTAAGCTTAATGAGGGATCAATGCGTGCTGACGTCAATCTTTCTGTCAGAGAGGTTGGCTCGGAGGAGTTTGGTACACGTACAGAGACAAAGAACCTGAACTCATTCAAGGCCATCGCCAGAGCCATAGAGAATGAGAGAGAGAGACAGATCGATCTCATCGAGTCCGGTGAGAAGGTTGTTCAGGAGACAAGAAGGTGGGACGATACAAAAGAGTATTCATATCCGATGAGATCCAAGGAGGATGCACAGGATTACAGATATTTCCCTGATCCTGATCTTGTACCAATCCATATCAGTGATGAGTGGCTGCAGCAGGTAAGGGATGCACAGCCTGAGTTCAGAGATGCAAAAAAGATAAGATACAAAGAGGAATATGCAATTCCTGATTATGATATAGATATAATCACAGCATCAAAGAAGATGGCAGATCTGTTTGAGGATGCCATCGCACTGGGATCGCCGGCAAAGAAGGTGTCCAACTGGCTTATGGGAGAGACCATGAGACTGATGAAAGAGAACATTGTTGATGCGGAAGACCTGAAGTTTTCAGCGGAGAATCTTGCAAAGCTCATCAAGCTCGTGGATGACAGGGTTATCAACGGCGGTGTAGCAAAGGAAGTGTTCGAGAAGGTATTTGCTGAGAATATTGATCCTGAGAAGTATGTAAAGGATAACGGACTTGCGACAGTTCAGGATGACAATGCCCTTAAAGAGGCATGCCAGGCAGCCATAGATAACAATCCGAAGGCTGTAGAGGATTACAGGGGTGGCAAGGAGAAGGCTCTCGGAGCACTTGTCGGTCAGGTTATGAAAGCTATGAAGGGTAAAGCAGATCCTGGATCTGTTAACAAGATGCTTAGGGAGATGCTTTAA
- a CDS encoding sugar transferase codes for MEENRRVRKRDRYKRLITVGEACVLIAVELVLFGLMWYRYYEVTLTLPFWRRGNWAVIGMYGIIIILFTKLYGGYRVGFFRLLDIVYSQLLALVCANVVGYLQLCIICRDYVNPVPLLKVTGLEAVVILLWIFTCRFLYAKMYPPRHLLLVYGYKTPMEFIDKINARKDKYVIEDRIHVSEGEQAIKEKILQYDGVIICETKAYIRNELVKYCFEHSIRSYVVPKLSDIIILGAEPIHLFDTPILLSRNQGLTGDDMIIKRIMDLVCGFILLIIASPFMLISALAIWLYDRGPVFYKQDRLTLNGKVFKIIKFRSMKMDSEAHGAQLAKKDDDRITPVGKWLRKLHLDELPQLFNVLKGDMSLVGPRPERPEIAELYKKTFPEFDYRLKMKAGLTGYAQVYGKYNTTPRDKVKLDLTYYEQYSIWLDFKLMLLTVKIMFQKETSEGIASNMTTALRDGEKVQIPAPVNVKPDGLDEAEDAFYDLKKTVNKNTGKDS; via the coding sequence ATGGAAGAAAACAGAAGAGTGAGAAAGAGGGATAGGTATAAACGTCTCATAACAGTGGGTGAGGCTTGCGTACTCATTGCTGTGGAGCTGGTGCTGTTTGGACTCATGTGGTACCGGTACTATGAGGTAACGCTTACGCTTCCGTTCTGGAGAAGAGGAAACTGGGCGGTTATCGGAATGTATGGAATAATCATCATACTTTTCACCAAGCTTTATGGTGGTTACAGAGTTGGCTTTTTCAGATTGCTTGATATAGTATACTCACAGCTGCTGGCTCTTGTATGTGCCAATGTGGTTGGTTACTTGCAGCTCTGTATAATCTGTCGAGATTATGTGAATCCAGTACCGTTGCTTAAGGTAACCGGACTTGAAGCGGTAGTGATACTGCTTTGGATCTTTACGTGTAGATTTCTGTATGCGAAGATGTATCCGCCAAGGCATCTGCTGTTGGTATATGGATATAAGACGCCGATGGAGTTTATAGACAAGATCAATGCCCGTAAGGATAAGTATGTAATAGAAGATAGAATACATGTCAGTGAAGGCGAGCAGGCGATTAAGGAGAAGATACTCCAGTACGATGGAGTAATCATTTGCGAGACAAAGGCTTATATAAGAAATGAGCTTGTGAAGTATTGTTTTGAACACTCCATCAGATCGTATGTTGTGCCAAAGCTCTCCGATATAATCATACTTGGTGCGGAGCCTATACATTTGTTTGATACGCCTATCCTGTTGTCAAGGAATCAGGGCCTTACTGGAGATGACATGATCATCAAAAGGATCATGGATCTTGTGTGTGGATTTATATTGCTGATCATAGCATCGCCATTTATGCTCATATCAGCACTTGCGATATGGCTTTATGACAGAGGACCGGTTTTCTACAAACAGGACAGACTAACGCTTAATGGTAAGGTATTCAAGATCATCAAGTTTAGAAGTATGAAGATGGATTCAGAGGCTCACGGTGCCCAGCTTGCAAAGAAGGATGATGATAGAATTACTCCTGTGGGCAAATGGCTCAGGAAGCTGCATCTCGATGAGCTTCCACAGCTTTTCAATGTTCTTAAGGGAGATATGTCCCTTGTTGGACCGAGACCGGAGAGACCTGAGATCGCAGAGCTTTATAAGAAGACCTTCCCTGAGTTTGATTACAGACTCAAGATGAAAGCTGGACTTACGGGATATGCACAGGTGTATGGAAAATACAACACCACACCAAGAGATAAGGTGAAGCTTGATCTCACCTACTACGAGCAGTATTCAATATGGCTTGATTTCAAGCTGATGCTGCTAACTGTAAAGATCATGTTCCAGAAGGAGACATCAGAGGGCATAGCTTCAAATATGACTACTGCACTCAGAGATGGTGAGAAGGTTCAGATTCCGGCACCGGTGAATGTCAAACCAGATGGACTGGATGAAGCAGAGGATGCATTTTATGATCTTAAGAAGACCGTAAATAAAAATACAGGCAAAGATTCTTGA
- a CDS encoding glycosyltransferase family 2 protein: MTNAKVSVVIPSYNSGGTIEEAIESVLAQDVPVEIIVIDDCSLDDTEHVLQKYKNDPRIRIIVNEKNLGVAASRNRGVKEAVCDRVAFLDSDDMWVDGKLVKQLKLMDETGTLICSTARELLTEDGNRTGKIIEVPDTVTYRELLKGNVINCSSVVADRNILMKYPMGNDDIHEDYICWLQILKECGQAVLINEPLLLYRVVKNSKSGSKLSSAKKTFAVYRKLGYGFFRSCLYFANYAVNGVKKYFL; the protein is encoded by the coding sequence ATGACAAATGCTAAGGTTTCGGTAGTTATACCATCATATAACAGTGGCGGTACAATAGAAGAGGCTATAGAGTCGGTTCTGGCTCAGGATGTGCCAGTGGAGATCATCGTGATAGATGATTGTTCGCTGGACGACACTGAGCATGTACTCCAAAAATATAAGAATGATCCACGTATCAGGATAATTGTGAATGAAAAGAATTTGGGGGTAGCAGCGTCCAGAAATCGTGGAGTGAAAGAGGCTGTTTGTGACAGAGTCGCATTCCTGGATTCAGATGATATGTGGGTGGATGGAAAGCTGGTAAAACAGCTGAAGCTGATGGATGAAACAGGAACACTGATCTGTTCGACTGCGAGGGAACTGCTCACGGAGGATGGCAACAGGACAGGAAAGATCATAGAGGTGCCGGATACTGTGACATACAGGGAACTTCTCAAGGGAAATGTGATCAATTGCTCTTCGGTGGTTGCGGACAGAAACATATTGATGAAATATCCTATGGGTAATGATGATATACATGAGGATTACATCTGCTGGCTTCAGATCCTAAAAGAGTGCGGGCAGGCTGTTCTTATAAATGAACCATTGCTTCTTTACCGTGTGGTGAAGAACAGTAAGTCGGGTTCAAAGCTTTCGTCCGCGAAGAAAACATTTGCAGTATACAGAAAACTTGGTTACGGATTTTTCAGAAGCTGTCTGTATTTTGCGAATTACGCTGTAAATGGTGTGAAAAAATATTTCCTTTAG
- a CDS encoding ribbon-helix-helix protein, CopG family: MADEKIKRGPGRPTDKRKDTVLRLRIDAETHKKLNRCAEKRQVSMSEIVREAINEIVREAEAESYDAKVPGGKKTQDNR; encoded by the coding sequence ATGGCTGATGAAAAAATAAAACGAGGTCCGGGGAGACCTACAGACAAGAGAAAAGACACTGTCTTGAGACTCAGGATAGATGCGGAGACACATAAGAAGCTGAATAGATGTGCAGAGAAAAGACAGGTGTCGATGTCCGAGATCGTCCGTGAGGCAATAAATGAGATCGTCCGGGAAGCTGAAGCTGAGAGTTATGATGCAAAGGTTCCTGGGGGGAAAAAGACACAGGACAATAGATAA